Within the Rosa rugosa chromosome 2, drRosRugo1.1, whole genome shotgun sequence genome, the region TGGTCTGCATTTGGATTTGATAGTTCCGGCTATGGCATGCTGACATGCATATGATCTCCCAATAGTTCCGGTGCTAACAGATTTCCAAAGAAGCATATGACAGCTAATTTCTGTTAATGTTAAATTTCAGGATGAGTTAGAGATCACCTCAAAGAGGTTAGGACAAAGAGGACGTTATACTGGAATACTTGTGTGCCTGAGAAACAAAGTGACTGGGGAGATCATTGCTGAAGGTCGGCATTCAATGTTTCTTTCGAAAGTTGTTCCCAAACTCTGAGTCTCCTAGTCCTTTCCACAGACAGACGGTTGTATAAACGAACTCTATATGATGGAGGCTCTTGGGGTTGGATCCCATTAGGTTAGACGTGTGTAATTAATTATCATCTGCCTGTTACATGATGAGGATCAAGCATCTGACCTTGATGTGTCATTAAGTAGCAAGGACTGCTTATATTCCACAAAAAGAGCAAAGACAATGTTGCTTTCGGCTTCAACGTAATGCTGAGAGAGTTTGTTGTCTGCAGACTGTAGTTGGCCCTTTGTGGTATCAACGTTTCTGTGATGGATTAGATTTGATGTTAATTTTGATTTGGATTGTCATGGACCAAAATGAATTATTGAGGAGATAAAAAATGTCTCTACTCTTTTAATATAGCCTGTATAATTGGGAGTATGATCAGTTGATACAGCTCCTTGCAACTGCTGGTTCGCTACATCTTGTAGATACAGACCTCTCTTTAACCTCTTTAACATCTCTGGTTACGTACTATGATGTTTTTACTAATCTTGAGTGGTTGGATTCAGAACTAGGTATGTAGTAGCAGAGGTTATTTTGGATCCTCACGAAGAAATGCTGAAATTACAATTACCCCATATCATAATGTTACAAAATTAATTCCTGCTGAAGTGTTGGCTAGCCGATTAAAAACACCTCTTATACATGAGATTATCACACGCACTTTGATCACCATCTGTATTACAAGCGGGATTGGGATAATGGTTATATTGTTTAATGCAATATGGAACTATCAAAAGCTGATCTTCAATTgttatgaattgaaatttgacttgaGCACAAGAAACCGGAAAATTCAGTACTATTTTCAAAGGCTTCATGCCAATTCCGGATTTTTATTTAACAGATCAGTTCTATTATAATTTTCCAATTTTACACACATTTTTATGGTTATGGTTTCAAATGAAAGACAATCAAGGCGCACACAAGTGCTTAATAAATACTTAAGCAGTGAGGAGATAATTTCATCCACATTTTTGGGTCACGATCCAATTTAGTTTAATCTGATTTCAAAGTACAACAGCCAATCATCATCCATGCTCACCTCATAATCTCATTTAAAATCATAAAGGGTACCACGTTGTACGTTATGCACTGGCAATTCACTTGATCTAtgatatttatttaattatatttcaatTTGTGAGATGATTTTTGAGAAAGACTATTAACAAAGCAGGGCCTGCATTCTCCGTACTGCTACTATatattgtaagatcaaatatggacataacacatatcatcataaagtaattgatgattagcttaatatcaatcctagtttaacatggatacaaacagtgaatcaatactagtgacttaatgaagtagtgtatcaattcattaaggatagtaatccattgcttagtcgacaagaaaggctataagttgtgatacattaggaatctaatagtgaaacctaaaccgacaaggaatgctttaatgggaagcttcttgaggtttaagtctcatatatatacagatgaattggtccctgattactaccacgactattgcatattgttctgtccattgagaagcaagttggtaagtaacagaagaccatattcagtgatcgtgtttagcagctgcataagatggaatccatgacagtgattgctgaaggtaagccttaatcctattatgattgttgtgcatatgttgtgagcatgtaactatggttttacaattggtatcagagcataggctcacaaatatgaaaaatcgttttagggttttgcaaaacaaacataaatttttttttttttaagggttttttgctttacgggtcaagtaattgatcaggttactgaccaagtcactggtcatgtaactggtcaggtacctgaccaagtaagtaactgaccaggtaactgaccaagtaactggtcaggtacctgatcaaggtaagttacttaagtcgactgctgcatctggttaattataaaattcacgcttccgctatgattttttagcagcaaattggggaaaaagcaaaaacaggtttttctgtgaaaattgttttcgattcatagcatgataattaagttttgattgtgcccaagaaccctagttgcattcccggcgtgcgttaggctagagtagatggtgaccggatgaaatttacaatttcttgattgttctgtggtttcttggaatcgaatcaattttggttatgcttgaatatgcatgttgaattgattgatgatatggtattgtatctgtgattgtgtaaaattgtatgaagaacagaaatctcccagattttgtttacacgttaaagttgacagatacaagagcttaattttcttacaaggatgaatctggttagaatgtaaagtaaaagagctcatatgttttgtggttttctgttggcataagtgattatgatgcacaaagcatccttcattgatgttggcagaaaacattgatcaggtacgtgtaactggtcaagtaactgaccaagcaactgaccaagtaactgtacctgatcgagtaacaaaactgaaattgtgttttgtgttttaaaactatgcttcagttttatcttccaaagaagtggttaagtatggttttagaatacaaaacagcagtatgcatgcttgatgaaataaatacggatacttagaaatttttcttctgtctaaagatgtggataaatttttttggataacttgttttcattgaacatggcatattgataaagaactccaggatattaagtttctgctcaaaagtgatgcttaatattgtttttgttatggactgacatgaatgcaagtatggttgtttaggttttctgtatgttcttgttttggttacttaaagctaaataaaacacagaaaacttaaacatattttctttacaaactgagaactcactcgaatttttgttttgctccttaggtaactcttacatgaacttgaaaagtgtcttgatgttaactggaaccaactatagagcttggctagactctgtggaaaattatatgggaatgcatgagaacatagactactgctttactgagaataagcctgaagagttaaatgaaaagagcaccaagaaagatactgacctttacaagaagtggcatagatccaatagaatggctaagaacctcatcagaacatctatgtctaagactgtcaggggaagtatagaagagcctgagctagcatcagattttctggaactcataggtgctaagtttaaagaaagtgaaaaagcagaagcagctaggctgactaaggagtttcatgatttgaagtacatgggttcagggggagttagagagcatattatgaagatgatcaatataaatggcagactcagggaactcttaatgggggttagggatgagcaagtagtgcattatgcactacattccttgcctaacagttttagtcatcttaggaccagttacaactctcaaaagggaaactggactctagatgaacttatatccatctgtgtggatgaggaatctaggatcaaggaagaaaaggaacctgctacaaccattaacctcattgagaagcctaaaaggaaaaagccccagaacaagctcaagcctaccaaagccataactaagagttcaacagctgcagtggccaaggaaaacaggccattcaggttcaagtgctacttttgcaaaagagtaggacacatgaaaaaggactgcactggctataagaattggttagtcaaaaagggtaagattttttctaatacagttttttccttagaaattaatcttataaatgttgaaccacagtcttggtggatagattcaggctcacctattcatattactaattctttgcagggattcataaggaggagaatcccaaaaagtgatgaagtgaacctgtgtgtaggcaacggcatgagagtggcaatcaaggctattggaaccttaaagctcgatttaggattaggaaaattattagttctggacaatgttttttatgtaccttccatgagaaggaatttggtttcagtttctcttttagtaaaatctggttgtagacttgttatggatagtaatggaattcttatttctaaaaattctgttcaaattggttctggtgttattatgaatgattatttacagttaaattgttcaatggctcaacaagaaattttacttgttgaaaataacaccaacagtactagcactttaacaggtgttaaaagaaccaaactaaatgaaaagtctgcatttttatggcatagaagactcggccatgtttcaaaagagagactgaaaattttggtgaaaaacaacatcctaaatgaacttgatttttctgatctaacagattgtgttgaatgctttaagggaaaaataactaatactagaaagaagactgcatatagaagccaaaatttattagaactcatacacactgatatatgtggaccatttaggcatcaaactatctgtgggaatgtgtattttatcacattcattgatgatttttctagatacagttatgtttatctactttcagaaaagacacaagcattgaaagcttttcaaatctttaagtctgaggtagaaaatcaactagaaaagaaaatcaaaacagtaagatcagatagagggggtgagttctatggcaagtacactgaatccggccaacaaaagggtccatttgccttgtttttacaagacaatggaattaaagctcaatatacaacaccctataacccacaacagaatggtgttgcagagagaaagaataggactcttttgaacatggttagatgcatgatgtgtacaacaggtttgcctaaatttctgtggggtgaggctttaaaaactgcaaattatatttgcaacagaacacctagcaaagccatagaaaatactgcttttgagctttggtgtggcaggaaacctagtcttcatcactgccatgtttggggatgccatgcagaagctaggatttataatccaagcttgaataaacttgatcctaagacagttagttgctattttataggttatccagataaatctaaaggctataaattatattctgcttatcattcacctagaatttttgaaacacatcaagtaaagtttctaagtgaaaaagttcacaatacaaaccttgaggatttatcctcagattttgaggaaattgtgtcggatgagaatataagcgtagcattgcctttagaacaagaagtaactgatcaagtcactggtcgagtaactgaccaagtaactgatcacgtacctataactagtcaagcaactgaccatgtcactgaccgagtaactgtcactggacaagtcactgaccatgtaactggtcaagtatctgaccaagtcactggtcgagtacctgtaactaatcatgtcactgaccaagtaactggtcaagtacctgtcactggtcatgtcactgaccacgtaactgaccaagtaactgtcactggtcaggtaactgaccacgtaactgacaaccctcagcctagaagatcacagcgagcaagaaaaccaacttatgggggggaagatagtgactacattgtttatctgcaagaagcagaaattgaaatagattgtgcagaggacaatgatccaactacatttaaccaggccattgaaagtagtgaatctcatcaatggcagctagcaatggaagcagaaattaattccatgagtcaaaatgcagtttgggaattagttgaacctgacccaaatcagaaacctataggttgtaaatgggttttcaaaaccaaaagagatgcaaatggcaatatagagagacataaagcaagattagttgccaagggttttacacagaaggagggcattgactttactgagactttttctccagtttctacaaaagactcatttagaataatcatggctttagttgctcactttgatatggagctacaccaaatggatgttaagacagcctttttgaatggtgaactagatgaagtgatttatatgaagcagccagaaggttttgtgcaagctggaagtgaaaacttagtatgcaggttaagaaaatcaatttatggccttaaacaagcttctagacagtggtacaagaaatttgattctgtgatttctacttttggatttacagagaatcttgttgatgagtgtgtttacttgaagacaattgggaacaattttattttcctagtactctatgtcgatgatatacttttggctagcagtaattttaaactgcttaaagacaccaagagttttctgtcaaataattttgacatgaaagacttaggagaagcatcctatgtactaggcattgagattaaaagagatagagcacatagactacttggtttgtctcaacagaattatattaccaaagttttgaagagatttggtatggaaaagtgtgcagctggagaagttcccatgtccaaaggtgataagttaaccaagaagcagagtcctaatagtgatgttgagaaagaaattatggagtcaaagccttatgctagacttgtaggaagtctcatgtatgcacaagtctgcactaggccagacttgtcttttgcagtagggattttatcgagatttcaatctaatccaggccatgaacattgggtagctgggaagaaagtgttgaggtacctgcagaaaactaaaagtcacatgctagtttataggcaagtggaggatttgaaactcgttggattttcagattctgatttcgcagggaactatccagactccaagaagtcaacttgtggatatgtgtacatgctagcaggaggtgcagttgcttggaaaaccatgaagcaaacactagtttcaacctccaccatgcaagctgaatttattgcagtatatgaaactgtgtgtgaaggactttggatcaggaatttcttgatgcagaccaaagtgttaagtcacattgtggcaggcacacttgtgatttattgtgataatgaagcagcagttttctttagcaagaacagtaaaagatcaaataattctaaacacattgatctaaagtattacagtgttagagaaagggtaaaGCATGGTaaaatagctgttttgagcattgacacgaattcgcagctagcagaccccttcaccaaggccttgtcagtagcagcattccagaaacatacagtcagcattggagttttagctaatctagatgcttaggttcagtagagagttaatccagttggagcaatttaaatttctaaggtttttgagttcttgtattttttagttgtgatcttttgactttatttatcacaacttatttgtaatgacagattttattattaataaattttgaggtattttcagattctggttattgctgcagtttttgttgaatgttctgaaaattatcgattttgtgtttaaagttatacttgctatcagatggcttaaatcatgtgaagcatgatgttaaggttcaagcaatatttttaagccatcagtgttcagtgaatttgcttgagtttctggttttagaaacataaagtaggacctaatatatgtttacttgttgatacacattaacatatattgtatcacttctggttgaacatatgtagattgcagaagcttgtgttagtggttttgaaactctgcatttttgttaaaatgtatactgtttcttgctctacataagtaactgtgatctgaccatgttggaatggattttcgatttgagtttgttatctggcgcgcacttcagtaagttaagtaggttttgatgttctctggtgcaaatcatcgagcatgatatgtgtgagtccaagggggagattgtaagatcaaatatggacataacacatatcatcataaagtaattgatgattagcttaatatcaatcctagtttaacatggatacaaacagtgaatcaatactagtgacttaatgaagtagtgtatcaattcattaaggatagtaatccattgcttagtcgacaagaaaggctataagttgtgatacattaggaatctaatagtgaaacctaaaccgacaaggaatgctttaatgggaagcttcttgaggtttaagtctcatatatatacagatgaattggtccctgattactaccacgactattgcatattgttctgtccattgagaagcaagttggtaagtaacagaagaccatattcagtgatcgtgtttagcagctgcataagatggaatccatgacagtgattgctgaaggtaagccttaatcctattatgattgttgtgcatatgttgtgagcatgtaactatggttttacatatATTAGTAACATTCAACGGTCATTGATTTCTTCCTTACTACTAACACGTTGGAGTGAGTGTCTGTCCATAGATACGAAtctgaaggaagaagaagaagaacgtgAGAAACTGAGAAAGTCAACATGGAGAACGAGGCAAAGAAGTTTTTGGAGCTGAGCGAGCAAGAGTCGGAGACTGTGTCGGGACTGGCCTTACCAGAATTCCGGCTCGGTGAGGCAACCATCTATGATCATTTGGTTCTAAGAGGCATCCGAGTCGACCGAGTCGAACCAGGGCTGGTTGTGTGTACTTTCAAGGTCCCTCTACGGCTCCTTGTAAGTGTGAAACATAGATCTATTGAAAGTTTACTTGGAGTTAGTGTTTTGGGGAAACTTTTTGAGATTTTGGTGttgttttggtttgtttttgcaGGATAGAGATGGAAATTTTGCAAGTGGTGCAATTGCAAACCTGGTTGATGTAGTTGGTAGTTGCGTGGTTTATGTTTCCGGTGCACCTATGAATGTCACGATGGAGATGTCCATATCGTATTTGTCAGCGGCAAAGCTTGATGTAAGCATTCTTCCTTCTACTCAAATTCGACATTTCAAGTATTGAATAATGTGGAGAACATGTTAGTCTGCTTGGATGCAACGTAcgtcagagaaaaaaaaatcaaattcaacacTAATTGACAATGTGAATAGCAGTGTTCTAAAAATTCTTTTAATCAAGGCTTGACTTTTTATTTCTAAGTACTCATTATATGTTCAAAATATTCAAAATATaaaaatgtttaaaatatttATTCCTTAATATTAAAAAGCAGGAATTAATTTTATAAAAatgttcaaaatatttattcCTTAATATTAAAAAGCTATGACTTTTTatttctaagagcaactccaacagcttccccatattttgatttttctctactttagggaaaaataagtctcttttgctccaacagatttcctataattatccctattttagagaaagtgaggaaagagaaaaccaaattccctatatttacaacaatctctaaaatttaaggaagaatatggagattttagagattgctgtaaaatagagaatctgttggagttggagaataaaaagatgttaaagctttgacttttgctttcctattagagcaactccaacagcttccccatattttagtttttctctattttagggaaaaatgagcatcttttgctccaacagattccctataacttt harbors:
- the LOC133729556 gene encoding uncharacterized protein LOC133729556, translated to MENEAKKFLELSEQESETVSGLALPEFRLGEATIYDHLVLRGIRVDRVEPGLVVCTFKVPLRLLDRDGNFASGAIANLVDVVGSCVVYVSGAPMNVTMEMSISYLSAAKLDDELEITSRLLGQKGGYSGIIVLLRNKVTGRIISEGRHSLFRSHTHGKL